In one Candidatus Eremiobacterota bacterium genomic region, the following are encoded:
- a CDS encoding HAD family hydrolase: protein MTLKAILFDVNGTLVDVLTDEGMEEIYRAIGHFLSYYGIRLHRHEVRSLYFSIMDEQRHAGGEQYPEFDAVAIFREIISRYETKRIKCLTAREHKYMALFLAQLYRGISRKRLELYPGVKEVLESLKERYPLAVVTDAQSAYAVPEMELAGIGGYFSPVIISGDYGYRKPDPRLFQHALSALKVKGGEALFVGNDIYRDIYGARQAEMKTVLFMTDHGDKEREGTEPDFVVRDFRELLEAVEILERGQGDWK, encoded by the coding sequence ATGACTCTCAAGGCCATACTCTTCGACGTCAATGGAACCCTGGTGGACGTCCTTACCGATGAGGGCATGGAGGAGATCTACAGGGCCATCGGCCACTTTCTCTCCTATTACGGCATCAGGCTCCACAGGCACGAGGTCAGGTCCCTCTACTTCTCCATAATGGATGAGCAGCGGCATGCCGGTGGTGAGCAATACCCTGAATTTGACGCCGTTGCCATATTCAGGGAAATCATCAGCCGCTATGAGACTAAGCGCATCAAGTGCCTCACCGCCAGAGAGCATAAATACATGGCTCTTTTCCTCGCTCAGCTCTACAGGGGGATTTCCCGTAAGCGCCTGGAGCTTTACCCCGGGGTGAAAGAGGTGCTGGAAAGCCTGAAGGAGAGATATCCCCTCGCCGTGGTCACCGACGCACAGAGCGCCTACGCAGTTCCCGAGATGGAGCTGGCAGGGATCGGCGGCTATTTTTCCCCGGTGATCATCTCGGGCGACTACGGGTACCGAAAGCCGGACCCGAGGCTTTTCCAGCATGCCCTGTCGGCTCTCAAGGTGAAGGGCGGTGAGGCGCTGTTCGTGGGAAATGACATATACAGAGATATTTACGGCGCACGGCAGGCTGAGATGAAAACAGTGCTCTTCATGACCGACCATGGCGACAAGGAGAGGGAGGGCACGGAGCCGGATTTCGTGGTAAGGGATTTCAGGGAGCTTCTCGAGGCCGTCGAAATACTGGAAAGGGGGCAGGGGGATTGGAAATGA
- a CDS encoding phosphotransferase — protein sequence MNGEYCGRLSRLDPLYYCLDEDVMPLLGVAPGGNEYHVFKANSSKDVYLYECEGGPAVVGKFYSRSHEGYNDHAGRCALHEFHNLSLLRSYGLHDYPHYVARPLAFNASCNNVLFEEFCKGEPLSAFIDRALYDGDEGGLYECLTALGFFLATLHNRTANGHPVYFRQECSYMGKLMEQLQEKSLIGYEEAEDFMFFCGRWHDRPEMWEDRQVLIHGDATPSNFIFSGGISVTAIDLERLKRADRAHDLGRIAGELKHMFLMARGEGQSAEPFIGHLLGAYSSHFPDRVRAFFSITARIPFYMAETLLRIARNDWCEKEHRLRLIAEAFHTLRSGE from the coding sequence ATGAACGGCGAATACTGCGGCAGGCTCTCAAGGCTTGACCCCCTCTATTACTGTCTTGACGAGGATGTAATGCCTCTTCTCGGGGTGGCTCCCGGAGGCAATGAATATCATGTCTTCAAGGCCAACAGCTCAAAGGACGTTTATCTTTACGAATGCGAAGGCGGCCCTGCCGTGGTGGGCAAGTTTTATTCACGGTCTCACGAGGGGTATAATGATCATGCAGGGCGCTGTGCCCTCCACGAGTTCCACAACCTGAGCCTCCTCAGGAGCTATGGGCTCCATGACTATCCTCACTATGTCGCGAGGCCCCTTGCTTTCAACGCATCCTGCAACAATGTCCTTTTTGAGGAGTTCTGCAAGGGCGAGCCCCTCTCAGCCTTTATCGACAGGGCCCTTTATGACGGTGACGAAGGCGGGCTTTATGAATGCCTCACAGCCCTTGGCTTTTTCCTGGCCACGCTTCACAACAGGACTGCCAACGGCCACCCGGTGTACTTCCGCCAGGAATGCTCCTACATGGGGAAGCTTATGGAGCAGCTTCAAGAAAAATCCTTGATAGGGTATGAAGAAGCGGAGGATTTCATGTTCTTCTGCGGGAGGTGGCATGACCGCCCCGAGATGTGGGAAGACCGCCAGGTCCTTATCCATGGTGATGCCACGCCCTCCAATTTCATATTCAGCGGCGGCATCTCGGTAACGGCCATCGATCTTGAGCGCCTGAAGCGCGCCGACAGGGCCCATGACCTCGGCAGGATTGCCGGCGAATTGAAGCACATGTTCCTCATGGCAAGGGGAGAGGGACAGAGCGCCGAGCCTTTCATCGGCCACCTTCTCGGTGCTTATTCATCGCATTTCCCCGACAGGGTGAGGGCCTTTTTCTCAATCACTGCGAGGATTCCTTTCTACATGGCAGAGACGCTTCTGAGGATCGCCAGGAATGACTGGTGTGAGAAAGAGCACCGCCTGCGGCTCATAGCGGAGGCCTTCCACACCCTCAGGAGCGGCGAATGA
- a CDS encoding Glu/Leu/Phe/Val dehydrogenase yields the protein MSSVKERQSVYQNVITQFNHAADLMKLDSDIRAILSRTTNEVIVNFPVKMDDGRIEMFTGYRVQHNNALGPYKGGLRFHPAVDIDEVRALATWMTWKSAIANIPYGGAKGGIQLDPAKYSDHEIERISRRFTFALGANIGPEYDIPAPDVNTNAQIMAWILDTYLSTMPPHERQRCVHVVTGKPIESGGSLGRDKATGQGVVYTIEEWAKDRKFNLKRATYMVQGFGNVGSWAARLLHPHGSRLITVEDHTGALANPKGIDPFALADHVKKKRGVKGFAHASEISHKEFLATKADIFIPAALENQITKDTAPLLNVKLIAEGANGPTDIDGDKILRQKKIDLIPDVLCNAGGVIVSYFEWLQNKRSEIWELEEVDDKLHKKMVSSYQRVRETSLHHKVDWRTAAYMVALSRLEKTYKERGIFP from the coding sequence AGAACGACAGAGCGTGTACCAGAACGTGATCACGCAGTTCAACCATGCTGCTGACCTGATGAAGCTCGATTCCGACATCAGGGCCATACTGTCAAGGACCACCAATGAGGTGATTGTGAACTTTCCTGTGAAGATGGATGACGGCAGGATAGAGATGTTCACAGGCTACCGCGTCCAGCATAACAATGCCCTCGGCCCTTACAAGGGAGGGCTCCGCTTTCATCCCGCCGTCGATATTGACGAGGTGAGGGCCCTTGCCACCTGGATGACCTGGAAGTCCGCCATTGCCAATATCCCTTACGGCGGTGCCAAGGGGGGCATCCAGCTTGATCCCGCGAAGTATTCCGACCATGAGATTGAGAGGATATCAAGGCGCTTCACCTTTGCTCTCGGCGCGAACATCGGCCCCGAGTACGATATCCCGGCTCCTGACGTGAACACCAACGCCCAGATAATGGCATGGATTCTTGACACCTACCTCTCGACCATGCCTCCCCATGAGCGCCAGCGCTGTGTCCACGTCGTGACGGGGAAGCCCATCGAGTCGGGCGGGAGCCTCGGAAGGGACAAGGCCACCGGCCAGGGTGTTGTATATACCATCGAAGAATGGGCCAAGGACAGGAAATTTAATCTCAAGCGCGCCACCTATATGGTCCAGGGCTTTGGCAATGTAGGCTCATGGGCTGCCAGGCTCCTCCATCCCCATGGGAGCAGGCTTATCACCGTCGAGGACCATACAGGCGCCCTCGCCAATCCCAAAGGGATTGACCCTTTCGCCCTCGCGGATCACGTGAAGAAGAAAAGAGGCGTCAAGGGATTCGCTCATGCCAGTGAGATAAGCCACAAGGAGTTTCTTGCCACAAAGGCCGACATATTCATCCCTGCGGCCCTGGAGAACCAGATAACGAAGGACACCGCGCCTCTCCTGAATGTAAAGCTCATCGCCGAAGGGGCCAACGGTCCCACCGATATTGACGGTGATAAAATTCTCCGGCAGAAGAAGATCGATCTTATTCCAGATGTTCTCTGCAACGCCGGGGGAGTGATCGTAAGCTACTTTGAGTGGCTCCAGAACAAGAGAAGCGAGATATGGGAGCTTGAAGAGGTTGACGACAAGCTCCACAAGAAGATGGTGAGCAGCTACCAGAGGGTCCGTGAAACGTCGCTCCATCACAAGGTGGACTGGAGGACAGCGGCATACATGGTGGCCCTGAGCAGGCTTGAGAAAACATATAAGGAGCGCGGCATATTCCCGTGA